A genomic stretch from Methylorubrum extorquens includes:
- the secB gene encoding protein-export protein SecB (Evidence 2b : Function from indirect experimental evidences (e.g. phenotypes); PubMedId : 12475171, 14643199, 15128935, 21194699, 9564; Product type f : factor): MADTAAPNGNGAQGQDLAPAINALAQYAKDLSFENPNAPRSLQPQEGGPQINIQVNVNAQQIAEADFEVELTLEGDAKIQNEVLFAFELKYAGIFRMRNIPQEQIHPAVMIECPRLLFPFARQIVAEAVRNGGFPPLYIDPIDFVGLYQQKMMEAQAQGGQPGAPLAS; this comes from the coding sequence ATGGCCGATACCGCGGCACCGAACGGCAACGGCGCGCAGGGCCAGGATCTCGCGCCCGCGATCAACGCGCTGGCGCAATACGCCAAGGATCTCTCCTTCGAGAACCCGAACGCGCCGCGCTCCCTGCAGCCGCAGGAGGGTGGCCCTCAGATCAACATTCAGGTCAACGTCAACGCCCAGCAGATCGCCGAGGCGGACTTCGAGGTCGAGCTGACGCTCGAGGGCGATGCCAAGATCCAGAACGAGGTGCTGTTCGCCTTCGAGCTGAAGTATGCCGGCATCTTCCGCATGCGCAACATCCCGCAGGAGCAGATCCACCCGGCGGTGATGATCGAGTGCCCGCGCCTGCTCTTCCCGTTCGCGCGCCAGATCGTCGCCGAGGCGGTGCGCAACGGCGGCTTCCCGCCGCTCTACATCGACCCGATCGATTTCGTCGGCCTCTATCAGCAGAAGATGATGGAAGCCCAGGCCCAGGGCGGCCAGCCGGGCGCGCCGCTCGCCTCCTGA
- a CDS encoding protein of unknown function (Evidence 5 : Unknown function) yields the protein MAPSRKARGSKAGSSCTTCSRPRATAEPGSAMPRQSRAAVCTAAAPAGLRSAPGRRTTLSPSPRPAGGSVRLRSTGRKGERSVPVFWPRTERSRQITKTASARKIRVVASKESCITDPNRDRRTRESGARKAARTGKVRPLIPPAALRKRVSRGSRAEPGRVRETAS from the coding sequence TTGGCCCCTTCGAGGAAGGCGCGGGGCTCGAAGGCGGGTTCGAGCTGCACCACCTGTTCGAGGCCGCGGGCGACCGCCGAGCCCGGCTCGGCGATGCCGCGCCAGTCGCGGGCCGCGGTCTGCACCGCCGCCGCTCCCGCCGGGCTGCGGTCGGCGCCGGGCAGGCGCACCACGTTGTCACCCTCACCGCGGCCGGCCGGCGGCTCGGTGCGGTTGCGCTCCACCGGCCGGAAGGGCGAGCGCTCGGTGCCGGTCTTCTGGCCCAGGACCGAGCGCAGCCGCCAGATCACGAAGACGGCCAGCGCCAGGAAAATCAGAGTGGTTGCGTCGAAGGAATCCTGCATCACCGATCCGAATCGTGACCGTCGCACACGTGAGTCCGGCGCCCGTAAGGCCGCCCGGACGGGAAAGGTCCGCCCCCTGATCCCGCCCGCCGCGCTCCGGAAGAGGGTTTCGCGAGGTTCCCGAGCGGAGCCGGGAAGGGTTCGCGAGACCGCCTCTTAG
- a CDS encoding putative membrane-bound lytic murein transglycosylase (fragment) (Evidence 3 : Putative function from multiple computational evidences), with protein sequence MLARPDDLVSLAPGETAPGLDPLYRAGRRTETGFVPYPDRAAIEDGALGERTRPLLWLRDAVDLFVLQVQGSGRVRLPDGRGMRVLYDGKNGQPYTSIGKLIVNEGHLPINGLSLERWTAWLRANPDHARRLMRMNASYIFFRTEPVTDPALGPPGAAGVPLSPGRSMAVDGNLWRYGLPFWLEGKLPGQPGRGHLVVAADTGSAIVGPARGDLYVGTGAAAGRAAGDLHDRMGFVVLIPKPAPDGAAKGAAAPEAAAGEARP encoded by the coding sequence GTGCTGGCCCGGCCGGACGACCTCGTCAGCCTCGCACCTGGCGAGACAGCGCCGGGGCTCGATCCGCTCTACCGGGCGGGCCGGCGCACCGAGACTGGGTTCGTCCCCTATCCCGACCGCGCGGCGATCGAAGATGGGGCGCTCGGCGAGCGGACGCGGCCGCTGCTGTGGCTGCGCGACGCCGTGGACCTCTTCGTGCTGCAGGTGCAGGGGTCCGGGCGGGTGCGCCTGCCCGATGGGCGCGGGATGCGGGTGCTCTACGACGGCAAGAACGGCCAGCCCTACACCTCGATCGGCAAGCTGATCGTCAACGAGGGCCATCTGCCGATCAACGGGCTGAGCCTGGAGCGCTGGACGGCGTGGTTACGGGCCAACCCCGACCATGCCCGCCGGCTGATGCGGATGAACGCGTCCTACATCTTCTTCCGGACCGAGCCGGTGACCGACCCCGCCCTCGGGCCGCCCGGTGCCGCGGGCGTGCCGCTGAGTCCGGGGCGCAGCATGGCCGTCGACGGGAACCTCTGGCGCTACGGCCTGCCGTTCTGGCTGGAAGGCAAGCTGCCGGGCCAGCCCGGCCGCGGCCACTTGGTCGTCGCCGCCGATACCGGTTCGGCCATCGTCGGCCCGGCGCGCGGCGACCTCTATGTCGGCACCGGCGCTGCCGCCGGTCGGGCGGCGGGCGACCTGCACGACCGGATGGGCTTCGTGGTACTGATTCCGAAGCCCGCCCCGGATGGCGCTGCCAAGGGCGCGGCCGCACCGGAGGCCGCTGCCGGAGAGGCGCGGCCGTGA
- a CDS encoding Membrane protein, TerC family (Evidence 2b : Function from indirect experimental evidences (e.g. phenotypes); Product type m : membrane component), with product MDSLFHLAADPTAWAALATLVVMEVVLGIDNLIFISIVTNKLPEAERSRARRLGIGLALILRLALLGTVAWIVHLTEPVFAVLGKSFSWRDLILIAGGLFLLWKATKEIHHSVDPSPEEKPGSRAALTFGSAIGQILVLDLVFSIDSIITAVGMTEHVPIMVIAVVAAVTVMLIAADPLSRFIAANPTVVMLALGFLIMIGMTLLAEGFGAHVPKGYIYTAMAFSAGVEGLNMVARRRRRAKTPTGGA from the coding sequence GTGGACAGCCTCTTTCACCTCGCCGCCGATCCCACTGCCTGGGCAGCGCTGGCGACCCTCGTGGTGATGGAAGTCGTTCTCGGCATCGACAACCTGATCTTCATCTCGATCGTCACCAACAAGCTGCCCGAGGCCGAGCGGAGCCGGGCGCGGCGCTTGGGTATCGGCCTCGCGCTAATCCTGCGTCTGGCCCTGCTCGGCACGGTGGCGTGGATCGTCCACCTGACCGAGCCGGTCTTCGCGGTGCTGGGCAAGAGCTTCTCCTGGCGCGACCTCATCCTCATCGCCGGCGGCCTGTTCCTGCTGTGGAAGGCGACCAAGGAGATCCACCACAGCGTCGATCCGAGCCCGGAGGAGAAGCCCGGCAGCCGGGCGGCGCTCACCTTCGGCTCCGCCATCGGCCAGATCCTGGTGCTCGACCTCGTCTTCTCGATCGATTCGATCATCACCGCCGTCGGCATGACCGAGCACGTGCCGATCATGGTGATCGCCGTCGTGGCCGCCGTGACCGTGATGCTGATCGCCGCGGACCCGCTTTCGCGCTTCATCGCCGCCAACCCCACCGTGGTGATGCTGGCGCTCGGCTTCCTCATCATGATCGGCATGACGCTGCTCGCCGAAGGCTTCGGGGCGCATGTGCCGAAGGGCTACATCTACACCGCGATGGCGTTCTCGGCCGGCGTGGAAGGCCTCAACATGGTGGCCCGCCGCCGCAGGCGGGCGAAGACGCCGACGGGCGGGGCCTGA
- the poxB gene encoding pyruvate dehydrogenase/oxidase PoxB (Evidence 2a : Function from experimental evidences in other organisms; PubMedId : 8022274; Product type e : enzyme): MATRNVSDLVVETLQQAGVRRVYGLVGDSLNGITEAIRARGVIDWVHVRHEEVAAFAAAGESQVTGELAVCAGSCGPGNLHLINGLFDAHRTRTPVLAIAAHIPSSEIGLNYFQATRPEELFRDCSHFCETVSDPEQLPNVLEAAIRSAVGKRGVAVVVIPGTVALKEAPKRALSAPATLRPRAPVTVPPADELDRLADLLNGSKKITLLCGRGCAGAHAPLMRLAERLTSPIVHALGGKEHVEHDNPYDVGMTGLIGFSSGYAAMEACETLLMLGTDFPYRQFYPEHGKIAQVDLRPENLGKRCRLELGLVGDVAATIDALLPRLTGNDSGRHLEASLKHYAKAREDLDDLATGKAGRKPIHPQYLTRLLSEAATENAVFTADVGTPTVWAARYLSMTAGRRLIGSWAHGSMANALPHAIGIQAASPGRQVISLSGDGGFAMLMGDILTLTQERLPVKVVIYNNGTLGFVELEMKAAGYLETGVTLENPDFAAMARAIGIHAHRVEDPGDLEGAIQDVLSHPGPALLDVVTNRQELAMPPKLQAEQVKGFSLYALQAVMNGRGDAILDLAKTNLLR, encoded by the coding sequence ATGGCAACCCGCAACGTATCGGATCTCGTGGTCGAAACGCTCCAGCAGGCGGGCGTGCGCCGCGTCTACGGCCTCGTCGGCGACAGCCTGAACGGGATCACCGAAGCGATCCGTGCCCGCGGCGTCATCGACTGGGTTCATGTCCGTCACGAGGAGGTCGCCGCCTTCGCCGCCGCCGGCGAGTCGCAGGTGACGGGCGAACTCGCGGTCTGCGCTGGCTCCTGCGGACCGGGCAACCTCCACCTCATCAACGGCCTGTTCGACGCCCACCGCACGCGCACGCCGGTCCTGGCGATCGCCGCGCATATCCCGTCGAGCGAGATCGGCCTCAACTACTTCCAGGCGACGCGGCCCGAGGAGCTGTTCCGCGATTGCAGCCATTTCTGCGAGACGGTCTCGGACCCGGAGCAATTGCCCAACGTCCTTGAAGCGGCGATCCGCTCGGCCGTTGGCAAGCGCGGCGTCGCGGTGGTGGTCATCCCCGGCACCGTGGCTCTGAAGGAAGCGCCCAAGCGCGCCTTGTCCGCCCCCGCGACGCTGCGCCCCCGCGCACCGGTGACCGTTCCGCCCGCGGACGAACTCGACCGCTTGGCGGACCTCCTCAACGGGTCCAAGAAAATCACGCTTCTCTGCGGACGCGGCTGCGCCGGCGCGCACGCGCCGCTGATGCGGCTGGCCGAGCGTCTCACGAGCCCGATCGTCCACGCGCTCGGCGGCAAGGAGCATGTCGAGCACGACAATCCCTACGATGTCGGCATGACCGGGCTGATCGGGTTCAGTTCGGGCTACGCGGCGATGGAAGCCTGCGAGACCCTGCTAATGCTGGGGACCGACTTCCCCTACCGCCAGTTCTACCCCGAGCACGGCAAGATCGCGCAGGTCGATCTGCGTCCGGAGAATCTGGGCAAGCGTTGCCGGCTCGAACTCGGCCTCGTCGGCGATGTCGCCGCCACCATCGACGCGCTTCTGCCGCGCCTGACCGGCAACGACAGCGGGCGCCATCTGGAGGCCAGCCTCAAGCATTACGCCAAGGCGCGCGAGGACCTCGACGATCTCGCCACCGGCAAGGCGGGGCGCAAGCCGATCCACCCGCAATATCTCACCCGGCTCCTCAGCGAAGCGGCGACCGAGAACGCGGTGTTCACGGCCGATGTCGGCACGCCCACGGTCTGGGCGGCGCGCTACCTCTCCATGACGGCCGGACGGCGCCTGATCGGCTCCTGGGCGCACGGCTCGATGGCGAACGCCCTGCCGCACGCCATCGGCATCCAGGCGGCGAGCCCCGGCCGGCAGGTGATCTCGCTGTCGGGCGACGGCGGCTTCGCGATGCTGATGGGCGACATCCTCACCCTGACGCAGGAGCGGCTGCCGGTGAAGGTCGTCATCTACAACAACGGCACGCTGGGCTTCGTCGAGTTGGAGATGAAGGCCGCGGGCTATCTCGAGACCGGCGTCACGCTCGAAAACCCGGATTTCGCGGCCATGGCCCGCGCCATCGGCATCCATGCCCACCGGGTCGAGGATCCGGGTGACCTGGAGGGCGCGATCCAGGACGTACTGTCCCATCCCGGCCCGGCGCTCCTCGACGTGGTGACGAACCGCCAGGAACTGGCGATGCCGCCGAAGCTCCAGGCCGAGCAGGTGAAGGGTTTCAGCCTCTACGCGCTCCAGGCCGTGATGAACGGACGCGGCGACGCGATCCTCGATCTGGCCAAGACCAACCTGCTGCGCTGA
- a CDS encoding putative transporter, major facilitator family (Evidence 3 : Putative function from multiple computational evidences; Product type t : transporter), with product MAPTTHLALINVFIGDIQGGLGPFLGTWLAQMRQWSPSQIGLVTTLVGVGTLLLSGPFGALVDRLGRPRLLIVVSCAAILAGTLLLMPAHSFVPVLAAQFLAAAGGTLLLLAVTALTLGVVGKEAFPRQQGRNQAFNHIGILIAAGLITLGTAHFGPEIAFWVLGAMAAAAIAATLAMPARAFNQRRAAGWKEEDEAEPARSSYFQIFSNKRLLVLAVALALFQLGNGGMLSLLAQKLVHTADDPTAWTARYVMVAQLVMVPVALAAGSLADRRGRRQLLIAACIALPVRAALSAFIDDPYWLITAEILDGVASGIIGVAVPVVVADLTWGSGRTQTALGTVNAVQGAGGALSAWYGGLAQGWFGWSGSFLALGAAGVLALALVWWLAATTEESHSQRRRTRRDERRRATHSAEKPA from the coding sequence ATGGCGCCCACAACGCACCTCGCCCTGATCAACGTCTTCATCGGCGACATCCAGGGCGGGCTCGGACCGTTCCTCGGCACGTGGCTCGCGCAGATGCGGCAGTGGAGCCCTTCGCAGATCGGGCTCGTCACCACGCTGGTGGGCGTCGGCACGCTGCTGCTCAGCGGTCCCTTCGGCGCGCTGGTCGACCGCCTCGGGCGCCCCCGCCTGCTCATCGTGGTCTCCTGCGCCGCGATCCTCGCCGGCACGCTGCTCTTGATGCCGGCCCATTCCTTCGTGCCGGTGCTGGCGGCGCAGTTTCTGGCCGCGGCGGGCGGCACGCTGCTGCTGCTCGCGGTGACGGCGCTGACGCTGGGCGTCGTCGGCAAGGAGGCGTTCCCGCGCCAGCAGGGGCGCAACCAGGCCTTCAACCATATCGGCATCCTGATCGCGGCCGGGCTCATCACCCTCGGCACCGCCCATTTCGGGCCCGAGATCGCCTTCTGGGTGCTGGGGGCCATGGCCGCCGCCGCCATCGCCGCCACGCTGGCCATGCCGGCCCGCGCCTTCAACCAGCGGCGCGCGGCGGGCTGGAAAGAGGAGGATGAGGCGGAGCCGGCCCGCTCCTCCTACTTCCAGATCTTCTCGAACAAGCGCCTGCTCGTGCTCGCCGTGGCGCTCGCCCTGTTCCAGCTCGGCAATGGCGGCATGCTGAGCCTGCTGGCGCAGAAGCTCGTCCACACCGCCGACGACCCCACCGCCTGGACCGCCCGCTACGTCATGGTGGCCCAGCTCGTGATGGTGCCGGTCGCGCTCGCCGCCGGCTCGCTCGCAGACCGGCGCGGCCGGCGCCAGCTCCTCATCGCCGCCTGCATTGCTTTGCCCGTCCGGGCGGCGCTCTCGGCCTTCATCGACGACCCGTACTGGCTCATCACCGCCGAGATCCTCGACGGTGTGGCTTCGGGCATCATCGGCGTGGCGGTGCCGGTGGTCGTGGCCGACCTCACCTGGGGCTCGGGCCGCACCCAGACGGCACTCGGCACCGTCAACGCCGTGCAGGGCGCGGGCGGCGCGCTCTCGGCCTGGTACGGCGGTCTCGCTCAGGGCTGGTTCGGCTGGAGCGGATCCTTCCTGGCCCTCGGCGCGGCGGGTGTCCTGGCCCTCGCCCTGGTCTGGTGGCTCGCCGCCACCACGGAGGAGAGCCACTCCCAGCGCCGGCGCACCCGGCGCGACGAGCGCCGCCGGGCCACCCATTCCGCGGAGAAGCCGGCCTGA
- a CDS encoding putative diacylglycerol kinase (Evidence 3 : Putative function from multiple computational evidences; Product type e : enzyme), producing MSATSGTGKRRALLLVNAKARSGSAPLDAIRTILREGGLDLIEPEGSADCKEVIGRHASSVDLVILGGGDGTMNAAAPALVETGLPFGILPLGTANDLARSLGLPLEPEPAAHVIPTAPEKAIDLGWVNGHYYFNVASVGFSADLASELTAEAKKTWGTVGYAIAAFRLLRRARPFTVTIEHDGRTEKVTTIQASVGNGRHYGGGMTVQEDATVDDGRLDFYSLEVAHWWRLIALLPALRRGTHGKAADVRAFETTELMLTTRKPRAVNTDGELTTWTPAHFKVMPKAVRVLAPLDAAPGGTSRFPLPF from the coding sequence TTGAGCGCGACTTCGGGGACCGGGAAGCGCCGCGCGCTCCTTCTCGTGAACGCCAAGGCCCGCAGCGGGTCCGCGCCTCTGGATGCGATCCGCACGATCCTGCGTGAGGGCGGGCTCGATCTCATCGAGCCGGAGGGCAGCGCCGATTGCAAGGAGGTGATCGGTCGGCATGCGTCCTCCGTCGATCTGGTGATCCTCGGGGGCGGCGACGGTACCATGAACGCGGCGGCGCCGGCCCTGGTCGAGACGGGGCTGCCCTTCGGCATCCTGCCGCTCGGCACCGCCAACGACCTCGCCCGCTCCCTCGGCCTGCCCCTCGAGCCGGAGCCGGCCGCCCACGTGATCCCGACGGCGCCGGAGAAGGCGATCGACCTCGGCTGGGTCAACGGGCACTATTATTTCAACGTGGCGAGCGTCGGCTTTTCTGCCGATCTCGCCAGCGAACTGACGGCGGAGGCCAAGAAGACCTGGGGCACGGTGGGCTACGCCATCGCCGCCTTCCGGCTCCTGCGCCGCGCCCGGCCCTTCACCGTGACGATCGAACATGACGGCCGCACCGAGAAGGTGACGACCATCCAGGCGTCGGTCGGCAACGGGCGCCATTACGGCGGTGGCATGACCGTGCAGGAGGACGCCACCGTCGATGACGGACGGCTCGATTTCTACAGCCTGGAAGTCGCCCATTGGTGGCGGCTGATCGCGCTGCTGCCGGCCCTGCGCCGCGGGACCCATGGCAAGGCGGCGGATGTGCGTGCGTTCGAGACCACGGAACTGATGCTGACGACCCGCAAGCCGCGGGCGGTCAACACCGACGGCGAGTTGACCACTTGGACCCCGGCCCATTTCAAGGTGATGCCGAAGGCGGTGCGCGTTCTCGCGCCGCTGGACGCCGCGCCCGGCGGCACAAGCCGCTTCCCTCTTCCCTTCTGA
- the rho gene encoding transcription termination factor Rho (Evidence 2a : Function from experimental evidences in other organisms; PubMedId : 10230401, 14712716, 14970217, 7689228; Product type f : factor), whose product MRGPGRAPATATDPGALPQRPALLPNRPTIPRPSLVASPHMTSQNDALTPVEAPAEAVVAPADLVARREVKLQDLKSKTPTELTAFAEEVGVENASTMRKQELMFAILKQLAANETEIIGAGTVEVLQDGFGFLRSHDSNYLPGPDDIYISPTQIRRFGLRTGDTVEGPIRGPKDGERYFALLKVNTINFENPEKIKHKVHFDNLTPLFPTQRFKLELDNPPKKDFSPRIIDIVSPIGKGQRALIVAPPRTGKTVLMQNIAQSITINHPECYLIVLLIDERPEEVTDMIRSVKGEVIASTFDEPATRHVQVAEMVIEKAKRLVEHGRDVVILLDSITRLGRAYNTVVPSSGKVLTGGVDANALQRPKRFFGAARNIEEGGSLSIIATALIDTGSRMDEVIFEEFKGTGNSEIILDRKVSDKRIFPAIDITRSGTRKEELLVPPDALKKTYVLRRILNPMGVTDAIEFLMDKLRQTKSNGDFFDSMNT is encoded by the coding sequence ATGCGCGGGCCGGGCCGCGCGCCCGCGACGGCTACGGACCCCGGGGCGCTTCCCCAGCGCCCGGCTCTGCTCCCGAACCGGCCGACCATTCCCCGCCCTTCGTTGGTTGCATCTCCCCACATGACGTCACAGAACGACGCTCTCACCCCCGTTGAAGCTCCGGCCGAAGCCGTCGTCGCGCCGGCCGATCTCGTCGCCCGGCGTGAGGTGAAGCTTCAGGACCTCAAGTCCAAAACGCCGACCGAGCTCACGGCCTTCGCGGAGGAGGTCGGTGTCGAGAACGCCTCGACCATGCGCAAGCAAGAGCTGATGTTCGCGATCCTCAAGCAGCTCGCGGCCAACGAGACCGAGATCATCGGCGCCGGCACGGTCGAGGTGCTCCAGGACGGCTTCGGCTTCCTGCGCTCGCACGATTCGAACTATCTGCCGGGTCCGGACGACATCTACATCTCGCCGACCCAGATCCGCCGCTTCGGCCTGCGCACCGGCGACACCGTCGAGGGCCCGATCCGCGGCCCCAAGGACGGCGAGCGCTATTTCGCGCTGCTCAAGGTCAACACGATCAACTTCGAGAACCCGGAGAAGATCAAGCACAAGGTCCACTTCGACAACCTGACGCCGCTGTTCCCGACGCAGCGCTTCAAGCTCGAACTCGACAACCCGCCGAAAAAAGATTTCAGCCCGCGGATCATCGACATCGTCTCGCCGATCGGCAAGGGCCAGCGCGCGCTGATCGTCGCGCCGCCGCGCACCGGCAAGACCGTGCTGATGCAGAACATCGCGCAGTCGATCACGATCAACCACCCCGAATGCTACCTCATCGTGCTGCTCATCGACGAGCGCCCGGAAGAGGTGACCGACATGATCCGCTCGGTGAAGGGCGAGGTCATCGCCTCGACCTTCGACGAGCCGGCCACCCGCCACGTGCAGGTCGCCGAGATGGTGATCGAGAAGGCCAAGCGCCTGGTCGAGCACGGCCGCGACGTCGTGATCCTCCTCGACTCCATCACCCGCCTCGGCCGCGCCTACAACACGGTCGTGCCGTCCTCCGGCAAGGTGCTGACCGGCGGTGTCGATGCCAACGCCCTGCAGCGGCCCAAGCGCTTCTTCGGCGCCGCCCGCAACATCGAGGAGGGCGGCTCGCTCTCCATCATCGCGACCGCGCTGATCGATACCGGCTCGCGCATGGACGAGGTGATCTTCGAGGAGTTCAAGGGCACCGGCAACTCGGAGATCATTCTCGACCGCAAGGTCTCCGACAAGCGCATCTTCCCGGCCATCGACATCACCCGCTCCGGCACCCGTAAGGAAGAGCTGCTGGTGCCGCCGGACGCGCTCAAGAAGACCTACGTCCTGCGCCGCATCCTCAACCCGATGGGCGTCACCGACGCGATCGAGTTCCTCATGGACAAGCTGCGCCAGACGAAGAGCAACGGCGACTTCTTCGACTCGATGAACACCTAA
- a CDS encoding exported protein of unknown function (Evidence 5 : Unknown function) has protein sequence MRFLLAPALLAAACGSSLAAAPSPFRAALAAAGGCGVHRVLAEERLGRLGVASAQAVSQDEADLFGKPAGQWTEDEIRDAVSVFAACETRSGSARTGPSERLARDLRGLETALRRAIVVGHARAPVEASEERASHGAGRDGASSGPAQLRQGPAFIPALRDGAPQAEAPRALAAMPAASSDARDDAPPDRTWHTQPLAADATAGEPPRLATASIAAHRPPRERTPCPVSLGTFDLLQAEMGLSEAEGVLGCRGTIDATANIPGVGTFETYLWSDRGSGGTVTLVFQNKRLRSKAQRGLNAEAGRGG, from the coding sequence ATGCGCTTCCTTCTCGCACCGGCCCTGCTTGCCGCCGCGTGCGGATCCTCCCTTGCCGCCGCTCCCTCGCCGTTCCGCGCAGCCCTCGCGGCGGCCGGCGGCTGCGGCGTGCACCGCGTCCTTGCGGAGGAGAGGCTCGGGCGGCTCGGCGTGGCCTCTGCACAGGCCGTGTCGCAAGATGAGGCCGACCTGTTCGGCAAGCCGGCCGGGCAGTGGACCGAGGACGAGATCCGCGACGCGGTTTCCGTCTTCGCGGCCTGCGAGACCAGATCCGGATCGGCCCGCACCGGGCCGAGCGAACGCCTCGCCCGCGACCTGCGCGGCTTAGAGACGGCCCTGCGCCGGGCCATCGTCGTCGGGCATGCCCGCGCACCCGTTGAGGCAAGCGAGGAGCGGGCCTCGCACGGGGCCGGTCGCGATGGCGCCTCGAGCGGACCCGCCCAGCTCCGACAGGGCCCGGCCTTCATCCCAGCCCTGCGGGATGGCGCCCCGCAGGCGGAAGCGCCACGCGCGCTCGCCGCGATGCCAGCGGCCTCCTCCGATGCGCGGGATGACGCGCCGCCCGACCGGACCTGGCACACGCAACCGCTGGCCGCCGATGCGACGGCGGGCGAGCCGCCTCGCCTCGCGACGGCGTCGATCGCCGCACACCGGCCGCCGAGGGAGCGGACCCCGTGCCCGGTCAGCCTCGGCACCTTCGATCTGCTCCAGGCCGAGATGGGTCTGTCCGAGGCCGAGGGCGTGCTCGGCTGTCGCGGCACCATCGACGCCACCGCGAACATACCCGGGGTCGGCACCTTCGAGACCTATCTCTGGTCGGACCGCGGCAGCGGCGGCACCGTCACGCTGGTCTTTCAGAACAAGCGCCTGCGCTCGAAGGCGCAGCGCGGCCTCAATGCGGAAGCCGGGCGCGGCGGCTGA
- a CDS encoding protein of unknown function; putative exported protein (Evidence 5 : Unknown function), with protein MRPVLFLTLLLSSACAAGGALAQQGSNWIDPPAESGAAPAGGERAKPAAKAAPRFEVEPEARTRSRRAAAPSPAPAPARRDMQRQDRTRAAEMRRARRAAIHERAREERYGHTARIHRPTPLPAPPPAPSLARSEPDPRFSDWAVAARRLSLGYLDSVSAPNGVMLSAAPRFYGSTVRFHGRVMTTNALLTEKQRFAQRWPERRYEPHGEPRIACDGASATCLVRIVHDFTAASPARGARSQGVAELTLTVSFAGGAPVIVSEASRVLSRAGA; from the coding sequence ATGCGCCCCGTGCTGTTTCTGACCCTTCTCCTCTCCTCGGCCTGCGCGGCGGGAGGCGCCCTGGCCCAGCAGGGATCGAACTGGATCGACCCACCCGCCGAATCCGGCGCCGCCCCTGCCGGCGGCGAGCGGGCGAAGCCGGCGGCCAAAGCCGCTCCTCGGTTCGAGGTCGAACCGGAAGCGAGGACCCGTTCGCGCCGGGCTGCCGCTCCTTCCCCCGCCCCGGCCCCCGCCCGGCGGGACATGCAGCGCCAGGACCGCACCCGTGCCGCTGAGATGCGCCGCGCCCGCCGGGCCGCCATCCACGAGCGGGCGCGCGAAGAACGTTACGGACACACCGCCCGGATCCACCGCCCGACCCCGCTGCCTGCCCCGCCGCCGGCCCCGAGCCTGGCCCGGTCCGAGCCGGATCCGCGCTTCTCCGATTGGGCCGTGGCGGCGCGTCGCCTGAGCCTCGGCTATCTCGACAGCGTGTCGGCGCCCAACGGCGTGATGCTGTCCGCCGCGCCCCGCTTCTACGGCAGCACGGTGCGCTTCCATGGCCGTGTCATGACCACCAACGCGCTCCTGACCGAGAAGCAGCGCTTTGCGCAGCGCTGGCCCGAGCGGCGCTACGAGCCGCACGGGGAACCGCGGATCGCCTGCGACGGAGCCAGCGCCACCTGTCTCGTGCGCATCGTCCACGATTTCACGGCGGCCAGTCCGGCGCGCGGCGCGCGTTCGCAGGGTGTCGCCGAACTCACGCTGACGGTGAGCTTTGCCGGGGGCGCACCGGTCATCGTGTCCGAGGCGAGCCGCGTCCTGAGCCGGGCAGGGGCCTGA